The following nucleotide sequence is from Candidatus Cloacimonadota bacterium.
AGAAAATAAATATTGCTCCAGATAACATCTCTCAGCGTGTGGCAGGCAGATTTCTTGCTGAAGGTTATATGGATCCGCATATCCAAATATGTTGCGATTTTTACCGTCCGTATTTGCAATCAATGCTGGAAGCAATGGCAAAGCATCTTCCTTCATACATTCAATATACAAAACCAGAAGGAGGCATCTTTACGTGGTTGAGGCTTCCGGAAGACATGAATGCCGATAAGCTTTTTGAACAAGCAAAAGCCCGAAAAGTAACATTTATACCAGGTAGTAAGTTCTACCCTACCGGGCAAGAAAAATTCAACGCCTTAAGATTAAACTATAGCTTTTGTACTCCACAGCAGATTGATGAAGGCATACGAAGCTTAGGTGAAATAATGAATGAGTTTTATGCTTGACGTAATACTAAGAGTACGATATATTGTATTTAGATAACCGTAAAGGAGTATCTGCTATGAAAAACGTATTGATTACTATGATAATGCTATGCCTCATATTTCCGGCAATAGCGGCATATAACGATTTGCCACCGCTGAACCTGAATCCGTTTAATTTGAAAAGTCCCGGTTTAAATAAACTCAAGATGTCTCATTCTATGGGTTTTGAGGCAGGAAGCAGCTCAACGGGTAGGGGCTACTATCTTTCGCGCTACACAAATCATATGAGATATCAATTCAATCCAAAGTTAGAATTGGATCTGGATCTTAATTTCGTAAATTTCGGTTCGCTGAATACAAGCAGTAAATTCAGCTTAAATGATGATAATAACAATAAAATTCTTCCAGAATTTTCGCTGCGCTATCGCCCAAGCGATTCGATGACTTTTGAAATACAAATGCGACAAGGCTTATTTATGCAACAAACGCCTTGGCATGATAAATGGTAAGGAGATAATCATCACTTGATTACCATAATAATTATCCTTTTAGCTGTCTTGGGCGCTGCCTTGGGCAGCTTTTTTAATGTTTTAATACACCGCTTACCCCAAAAACAATCTATTGTGTATCCCCCTTCTCATTGTGATGGATGCAAAAAGATTATTCCGTTTTATTTGAATATCCCAATAATTAGCTATATTTTGTTGGGAGGAAAATGCCGGTATTGTAAAGCAAAGATACACTGGCATCATCTGTTGGTGGAAATCATCACCCCGGTGATTTTGGTTTTGTTGTTTTTCCGTTATGCCTATTATGGTCAGTATATGTTGTTTCTTAAATACAGTCTTTTATGCATGTTTATGATCCCGATCTTCTTTATTGACGCCTTTCATCAGATAATTCCACATAAACTCTCAATACCATTACTTCCTCTAGGGCTTATATTTGCTATGCTTCCGGGTAATGAT
It contains:
- a CDS encoding prepilin peptidase, with the translated sequence MITIIIILLAVLGAALGSFFNVLIHRLPQKQSIVYPPSHCDGCKKIIPFYLNIPIISYILLGGKCRYCKAKIHWHHLLVEIITPVILVLLFFRYAYYGQYMLFLKYSLLCMFMIPIFFIDAFHQIIPHKLSIPLLPLGLIFAMLPGNDVSLLEAFISAAVIFCFLVFIAYAYRFVRKTDGLGGGDIWLLTGIATFFGLVSMPYVVLISALLGIIYFVFFVKNKEQGFAFGTFITFTAVIWSVFGTYNILNYIPFI